A window of the Gemmatirosa kalamazoonensis genome harbors these coding sequences:
- a CDS encoding lytic transglycosylase domain-containing protein — protein sequence MTHTTSTPYARRGEQARKRRRNRRLLLASGLTATVMVSARHPEPKLATAAPVKPLASLVRGHRLAAPEPASERLYAPSPALLRAPVAVRGLAAVADSIGTAQRLRRWHRVYRLAGHYGVAPDLAVAIHDIALAEGIEPDLGFRLVRAESEFNERATSPVGAVGLTQVMPATARFFVTGKLTRRRLYDRHLNLHVGFRYLRGLIREYKSLRLALLVYNRGPAAVDRALKNGDDPANGYEEVVAKGYEGRGVVGR from the coding sequence ATGACTCACACGACCAGCACGCCGTACGCTCGTCGCGGCGAACAGGCACGGAAGCGCCGTCGGAACCGCCGCCTGCTCCTCGCGAGCGGTCTCACGGCCACGGTGATGGTCTCGGCCCGGCATCCGGAGCCGAAGCTCGCCACGGCCGCCCCGGTGAAGCCGCTCGCCTCGCTCGTGCGCGGCCACCGGCTGGCTGCCCCGGAGCCGGCGTCCGAGCGGCTGTACGCGCCGTCGCCGGCCCTGCTCCGCGCGCCGGTCGCCGTCCGTGGCCTCGCCGCGGTGGCGGACAGCATCGGCACGGCGCAGCGGCTGCGCCGGTGGCACCGCGTCTACCGCCTCGCGGGGCACTACGGCGTGGCGCCCGACCTGGCCGTCGCGATCCACGACATCGCGCTCGCCGAGGGGATCGAGCCCGACCTCGGCTTCCGGCTCGTGCGCGCGGAGAGCGAGTTCAACGAGCGGGCGACGAGCCCGGTCGGGGCGGTCGGCCTCACGCAGGTGATGCCGGCGACCGCGCGCTTCTTCGTGACCGGCAAGCTGACGCGCCGCCGCCTGTACGACCGGCACCTGAACCTGCACGTCGGCTTCCGGTACCTGCGCGGCCTCATTCGCGAGTACAAGAGCCTGCGCCTCGCGCTGCTCGTCTACAACCGCGGCCCCGCCGCGGTGGACCGCGCGCTGAAGAACGGCGACGACCCGGCGAACGGCTACGAGGAAGTCGTCGCGAAGGGCTACGAGGGCCGCGGCGTCGTCGGGCGTTAG
- a CDS encoding lytic transglycosylase domain-containing protein: protein MAPLRAALVTRRRPAPLLGALLAATTACATAPHPVTAPTPAPTVRQADAGETFAGATPPTSDAKRAARPARAARNKAATDSVVPSHVHAPGVTFDLPVHDFESDERVRRYVSLFSGRDREDFTAQLERGTRYETMIRAKLRAAGVPEDMRYLALIESGYDPQATSRVQAVGMWQFMLGTARDVGLRVDWWVDERRDPVRSTDAAARNLRWLRSHFGSPFLAAAAYNGGETRVAKGLAQLAMDDSLRVSAARLDSMSQAIIAEMPNDTADAAEASTAVLQAPDDSAPIAPAPAEARSSADARFFALSSAGYLRSETKNYVPQLIAATLVAKEPARYGITVRSLPAYAYDSVRVPALTPLAAVASAADVSRAQLLELNPHLLRGLTPPGASTVVRVPVGRAAATARALDELPASERRAFRRLTTKKRESFDALSDRAGVPAAALLRRYNPGLDVVTHGKWKGRLVSGQPVRVPTRAVLDFSRDVPSYDDAPIAGLPMPAAPATRDTVAHVAHAAHAASGKKRDSTDDASAASPRKSTDRARAVATKAAKTAKAKEPNATGKKATPSKASPSKGSPSKASKSNPSKSNSSKSSTSKAGKA, encoded by the coding sequence GTGGCCCCGCTCCGCGCCGCGCTCGTCACTCGTCGCCGTCCCGCGCCCCTGCTCGGCGCGTTGCTCGCCGCGACGACCGCCTGCGCGACCGCGCCGCATCCGGTGACCGCGCCCACGCCGGCGCCGACCGTCCGCCAGGCGGACGCGGGGGAGACGTTCGCGGGCGCGACGCCGCCGACGAGCGACGCGAAGCGCGCCGCACGCCCCGCTCGCGCCGCGCGCAACAAGGCAGCGACGGACTCCGTGGTGCCGTCGCACGTGCACGCGCCTGGCGTGACGTTCGACCTCCCGGTGCACGACTTCGAGAGCGACGAGCGCGTGCGGCGCTACGTATCGCTGTTCTCCGGTCGCGACCGAGAGGACTTCACCGCACAGCTCGAGCGCGGCACGCGCTACGAGACGATGATCCGCGCGAAGCTGCGCGCGGCCGGCGTGCCCGAGGACATGCGCTACCTCGCGCTGATCGAGAGCGGCTACGACCCGCAGGCGACGTCGCGGGTGCAGGCGGTGGGCATGTGGCAGTTCATGCTCGGCACCGCGCGCGACGTCGGGCTGCGCGTGGACTGGTGGGTGGACGAGCGGCGCGACCCCGTGCGCTCGACCGATGCCGCGGCGCGCAACCTTCGCTGGCTGCGTTCGCACTTCGGCTCCCCGTTCCTCGCGGCGGCGGCATACAACGGCGGCGAGACGCGCGTCGCGAAGGGTCTCGCCCAGCTCGCGATGGACGACAGCCTGCGCGTGAGCGCCGCGCGTCTCGACTCGATGTCGCAGGCCATCATCGCCGAGATGCCTAACGACACGGCCGACGCGGCGGAGGCTTCGACCGCGGTGCTGCAGGCCCCCGACGACAGCGCACCGATCGCGCCGGCGCCCGCGGAGGCGAGGTCGTCGGCCGACGCGCGGTTCTTCGCGCTGTCGTCGGCCGGCTATCTGCGCTCCGAGACGAAGAACTACGTGCCGCAGCTGATCGCGGCGACGCTCGTGGCGAAGGAGCCCGCGCGCTACGGCATCACCGTGCGGTCGCTCCCGGCGTACGCCTACGACAGCGTACGCGTCCCGGCGCTCACGCCGCTCGCCGCCGTGGCGTCGGCGGCCGACGTGTCGCGCGCGCAGCTGCTGGAGCTGAACCCGCACCTGCTGCGTGGACTCACGCCTCCCGGCGCGTCGACGGTCGTGCGCGTGCCGGTCGGCCGGGCGGCGGCGACGGCGCGCGCGCTCGATGAGCTGCCGGCGAGCGAGCGCCGTGCGTTCCGCCGACTCACGACGAAGAAGCGCGAGTCGTTCGACGCGCTGAGCGACCGCGCCGGCGTGCCGGCCGCGGCGCTGCTGCGCCGCTACAACCCCGGGCTCGACGTGGTCACGCACGGCAAGTGGAAGGGGCGCCTCGTGTCGGGGCAGCCGGTGCGCGTCCCGACGCGCGCGGTGCTCGACTTCTCGCGCGACGTGCCGAGCTACGACGACGCCCCGATCGCCGGCCTGCCGATGCCCGCGGCGCCCGCCACGCGCGACACCGTGGCCCACGTGGCGCACGCGGCGCACGCGGCGTCCGGGAAGAAGCGCGACTCCACGGATGACGCATCGGCCGCATCGCCGCGCAAGAGCACCGACCGCGCGCGTGCCGTGGCCACCAAGGCGGCGAAGACGGCGAAGGCGAAGGAGCCTAACGCGACGGGGAAGAAGGCGACGCCGTCGAAGGCGTCGCCGTCGAAGGGGTCGCCGTCGAAGGCGTCGAAGTCGAACCCGTCGAAGTCGAACTCGTCGAAGTCGTCGACGTCGAAAGCCGGAAAGGCCTAA